DNA sequence from the Streptomyces tsukubensis genome:
TTCAGGATCCCGTCTCCGTGCAGGTTGCAGGGGTGCTGGATCAGCGTGGCGTCGTCGGCGGTGGATGCGTCGCGGATGTGGAGGCAGTTCCAGTACTTGGGGCGGGTGGTGTGAGTACGCAGGATGTACCCGTCCCAGGGGTGGTGGTCGCCGTAGGCGGTGAACACCTCGTTCATGGCGCGGCTACAGGGCCACTGGATGATGGGGACGCCGACGTGGTGGATGTTGTCCTTGACGTTCCAGCACAGACCGGTGGAGGTGCGGAAGAAGAAGCTGTTCGCGGGGATGTCGCCCCGGGCGGTGATCAGCGTGACCTTCTGGGAAGGGCGTCCGTCGCAGGGCTGCTGCACGATCACCACTCCTTCCGCCGTACTGTCGTCCCGGGGGCCCAGGCACTTGCCTGAGTGCGCGACCCGCACGGTGTACTTACCGGCCGTCGGGGGTGGAGTGGCCGCGGACGCCGGCGGGACCGTCACGGCTGCCAGCAGCGCCGCGACAGCGGCCGCCAGGGCGCCGCGCGCGCCGGCGCGGCGGGGGAAGGGAATTCTCACGAGGGCGTCCTTGTCCGGAGCGCTGGACGCGGGCCCGGCGCCCCGGGGCGGCGGTCGGCCGGTCAGCGCGGCCAATGGTCGAAGTCGTACGGTGTAGCGGTCCGAGTGCGGGGGCGCGGCGGGCCGAGGAGCCTGCGACGGCACGCGGTGTCTGCGCCGGACGGGACGGCCGCTCCCGCCATGGTCGTCATGGTGATCAGCACAGAACGCTGCACGACCGTACCGGGCCCAGGGGTGAGTGACGATCCCCCTTGGGGGTGATGCGGGCCGTACTGGTTCAGGGTCCGGTTGACCTGTTCGGTGATCTGTTGGACGTCGTCCGCGACGATGTTGTTGATGTTGACCGAGACGGCCTCGCCGTTGCCGTTCTGAGTGATTCCTCGTACTGCGGGCGGGCCAGCCGAACCCAGCGGTGAAGCTCTGCTTTCCTTCCGAGAACGGGGCATTCGAAGCGATGGCGATCGCGCGTCGTTCCTCGCACTCGGTCAATACGTGGACCAGCGGTTTCGCGCGCCCGCCTTGTCAAGGCCCTCCCGACACGGCCATGACCGCGGGTTCGTGATCCTGCACGAGCGGGCGTGGACGACGTCCGCCGAGGGGCCGAAGGCGCTGTTCGGCCACCCGGTGGACCGGCCGGGCGGGCAGTCCATGGCACATCGGGAGCGCACACCAGCGGTCCCGGGCTCGTGAGGGGCCCTGCCCTACGCTGCCGCCCCGCTGGTCCCGTCCGCTACGAGGCAACCGTCCTCGTCGCGACCATCAATGACCGGCTCCGACCGGCATCGTCGAGAGTGATCCAGTAGCGGCGCTTGACCCCGGCTTCGGTGCTGCGCACGTCTTCGAGGACGCCACCGTTGTTTTCGATGGTGCGCGTCGAGCCGGCGTTGCCGTCGTCACAGGTGAGGAGGACCCGGTCCAGACCGAGCGCCGGCGCCTTGAGCAGAACCGCTCCCAGCGCCCACGAGGCCAGCCCGCGTCTCCTGGCAGAAGGCCGAACGCTGTAGCCGATGTGTCCGCCGCCTTCCAGCAGAACGGCGTTCAGGTAGTGCCGAAGGTCGATGGCCCCGAGGTACATCTCACCGTCCGCGATCCACCAGTGGGTGGCGTGGACGCGCCCTTCCCCGACAGGCAGCGACCGGTCCGATTGCTGCCGCAGTCGCTCGGTCCATGATGCGAACCCTTCCGGGTGGTCGAGGTCATCGTCACCGGCCAGACGCAGGCCGGCCCCGTCCTGATGAGCACCGGGCTGCCACTCGTCACGCGCCGTGAGCCACGAGGAATGCAACCGTCCCGTGGGAGTGATCAGTTCAGGCATGCGAGGGACGATAACAGCCGCATCCCAGCGCATGCCCTGCCGAGCACGGCCTGACGCCGGGGAGCGCTCGGACTGGCGCCGGAGTCGGTGCTGTTGTCCTGCAAGGGGGTGGTGGCGGCCGGGGCTTCAGGCGGTGTTCGGGTCGCTCAGGCGGTTGATCCAGTCCTCGACGGCGTGGGCGGTCGTCTCGGCGTGCTCCCGCATCATGGTCAGATGGTCGCCGGGTGTGATGGTGCTCGGGACGAGAGGGAATTCGGCCCTCAGACCGAGAATCGGTGCCTCCGCCGCCACGAGGAGAGCGGGTAGCCGCGGGTGGTCCGGGCTCCATGCGGTGAACAGGTCGAAGTAGTGGCTCATCGCGGTGAGGCCGGCGGTGTCGAGGAGGTCCGCCTCACCGGTGTGCTCCCAGGAGCGCCAGGTCACTTCGGCCGCGAGGCCGGGCGTGATCTTACGGCCGACGCCGGTGTCCAGGAGGACGACTCCGAGGGGTGGGTTCGGGTGGCCGGAGAGCTGCTGCGCTGTGGCGTAGGCGACCCAGCCGCCGCTGGAGTGTCCCAGGAGGACGTACGGTTCGCCCTGCGACGCCTCCCGTACGGCTTCTGCCATGGTGCCGACGAGCGCTTCCCGTGTCGGCGGCAGGGGTTCGCCATCGGTGTAGCCCGGGAGCGGGAGTACGGTCACGCCCCGGTGCGGGGGCAGGTGCCGGGCCAGTGTCCGGTACTGGAGCGGGTCGGCCGGGGCGGGCAGCGCGGGGACGCAGATGATGCGGGGCGCCCACCCTCCCGGGGCCAGGACTGTGGGCCGGGCCGCTGCCACCCGGGTCTTCCCATGGCACTCCGCGGCCAGACGCGCCCTGGTGGCGGCGCGTGCCGTCGTCGTGGCCTCGGCCGGGTCGCCCGCCCGTCGCGCGGCGTGGTACCGGGCGACGGAGTTGTCCGACTCCTCGGCATCGGTGTCGGCTGGGGCGCTCGTGGGGGACAGCAGCGTGGTGAGGTGCTCGGCCAGCTTCCGGGGGGTGGGGTGGTCGAAGACCGCGGTCGTGGCCAGGCTGATGCCTGTCGCGATGTTGAGGCTGTTGCGGAGCTGGACGGACGCGAGGGAGTCGAATCCGGCGGCGCGGAAGCCGCCGTCCGGGTCGACGGCGTCCCTGTCGGTGTGTCCGAGCGCCGTGGCGGCGCGGTCCAGCACCAGGTCGAGCAGTGCGATTCGCTGCTTCTCGGCGCTGAGGCCGGCCAGTTGAACGGCGGTGGAGGGTTCGGTGTCCGGTGTGGGGCGGATGGGCCGGTTTCGCGGCCGGACGAGGTCGCGCAGCAGTGGTGATGTGCTGTCCCCGACGGCGTGCGCGATACCGAGGGCGGCGACGGCGAGGAGGGGCTCCTCGGACCCGGCCGCCGCGTCGTAGAGGGCCAGACCGTCCTGGTCGGTGAGGGACCGCAGGCCCTGACTCCGGATCCGGGCCCGGTCGGTGTGGCCCAGATGGCCGGTCATGCCGCTGTCCTGTTCCCAGTGGCCCCAGGCGAGGGAGATGCCCGGCAGGCCCTGGGCGCGGCGGTGGTACGCGAGGGCGTCCAGGAAGGTGTTGGCCGCGGCGTAGTTGGCCTGCCCGCCGGTGCCGAGCTGCCCGGCCATGGAGGAGTAGAGCACAAAGGCCGAGAGGTCCATGCCACGGGTGAGTTCGTGGAGGTTGAGGGCGGAGTCGGCCTTCGCGCGCAGGACGCGGTCCACCTGTCCGGGGGTCAGGGACGCGAGGGTGGCGTCGTCGAGGACACCTGCGGTGTGGACGACGGAGGTCAGCGGGTGCGCGGAGGGCACGGTATCGAGGAGACGGCCCAGCGCGTCGCGGTCCGCGGTGTCGCAGGCAGCGATGGAGACCCGGGCGCCGAGTGCGGTCAGGTCGTCGCGCAGAGCGGCGGCTCCCGGTGTGTCGGGCCCTCGTCGGCTGGTGAGCAGGAGATGGCGGGTGCCGTGTTCGGTGACCAGATGGCGGGCGAGGAGGCTGCCCAGGGTTCCGGTGCCGCCGGTGATGAGGACGGTGCCGTCGGGGTCCGGAGTGCGGGGTGCGATCAGGACGTTCTTGCCGGTATGCCTGGCCTGGCTCATATGGCGGAACGCCTCGGGAGCGCGACGGGCGTCCCACGCGACCACGGGGAGGGGGGTGACGACCCCCTGCCGGATCAGGTCGGGGAGCTCGGTGACCAGGGCGTGCCAGCGGCCGGTGTCCGCCGACGACAGGTCGATGACCCGGTAGTCCACACCGGGGTGATCGTTTGCGACGGTCGCGGGGTCGCGGGGGTCGGTCTTCCCCAGCTCGACGAAGTGTCCGCCGCGGGGCATCAGGCGCAGTGAGGCGTCGATGAACTCCTGGGCCAGGCAGTTCAGTACGACATCCACCCCTGCCCCATCGGTCCGCTGGAGGAAGGCACGCTCGAAGTCGAGGGTGCGGGAGGACGCGAGGTGGGTGTCGGGGATCCCCATGGCCCGGAGGGTGTCCCATTTGGCGGGGCTCGCGGTGGCGTACACCTCGGCGCCCAGATGTTGGGCGAGCCGGACGGCTGCCATGCCGACCCCGCCGGCCGCGGCGTGGATCAGGACCTTGGCGTCCTTCTTGAGGCCGACAAGGCGTACCAGGGCGTCATAGGCGGTGAGGTACGCCACCGGAACGGTGGCCGCCTGGGGGAAGGACCAGCCTTCCGGGACGGGCAGCAGGCGCCGCTGGTCGGTGATCGGATCGGTGGCGAACACGGTGTAGCCGGGCAGCAGCCCCATGACCCGGTCGCCGGGGGCGAGGCCGGTGACACCCGGCCCGGTCCCGGTCACCACACCGGCCGCCTCGGCGAAATGGGCATTGCGGTCCAGGACGATCCCGAGAGCCATCAGGACAAAGCGGAAGTTGATGCCGGTCGCGCGTACGGAGACCCGGACCTCCCCGTCGCCGAGCGGACGGTCCGACTCGGGTGCGGGAATCAGCCGGATGCCGTCGAAGGTGTTCGTGGTGCCGAGGTCCAGTTTCCACGGGGCCCGGAGGTCCAGTGGTGCCGGCGCGGCGGCCGGGGCGAGCCGGGGCGCGCGCAGGGTGCCGTCGCGCAGGGCGAATTGGGGTTCGCCGGTGGCCAGTGCGGCGGGCAGGGCCCGGAACGAGGTTTCCAGGCCGTCGAGGTCGGCGAGGGTGAACTGTCCGGGGTGCTCGTTCTGGGCGGAACGCAGCAGTCCCCAGAGTGCGGCCTGCCCGGGGGAGCGAAGCTCCTCGCCTGCCTCGGTGGTCACCGCGCGGTGGGTGACCACCAGCAGACGGGTGTCGGTGGTCCGGTCGTCGGCCAGCCACGCCTGGAGTCGTCCGACGGTCTCCCGGACGAGGGCGCGCACTCCGGACGCGGTGAGGTTCTCGCCGTGCTGGAGCGGAGGGACCAGGACGGCGGTCTCCGGGATCGGCGCCCCGGCGGCGAGAGCCTGCCGGAGGGCCGCGAGATCCGGATGGCAGAGGCCGGGCGGTACGAGACCGGCCGTCACCGCGCGCAGCGCCGTAACGGAGCCCGCCCAGACCCAGCCGGTGCCGCCCGCGTCGTCGGCCGGGACGAGCGGCTTCGGGGGCCAGGCGATACGGTGCAGAGCCGTCTCGGCGACGGCCGACGACCGCAGGGCGTTCCCGCTGACGGGCCGCAGTACCAAGGACCGGGCCTCGGCCACCGGGGCACCGGAGGCATCGCTCACCGTGACGGCGACCGTGCCGTCCGGTGCGCGGACGAGACGGGCCCGCAGGCGGGTGGCCCCCGCGGTGTGGAGCCGGACGTCGTGCCAGGAGAAGGGCAGCATCAGCCCGTCCGTACCGCTGCCGGACTCCGCGAG
Encoded proteins:
- a CDS encoding GNAT family N-acetyltransferase; the encoded protein is MPELITPTGRLHSSWLTARDEWQPGAHQDGAGLRLAGDDDLDHPEGFASWTERLRQQSDRSLPVGEGRVHATHWWIADGEMYLGAIDLRHYLNAVLLEGGGHIGYSVRPSARRRGLASWALGAVLLKAPALGLDRVLLTCDDGNAGSTRTIENNGGVLEDVRSTEAGVKRRYWITLDDAGRSRSLMVATRTVAS
- a CDS encoding type I polyketide synthase, which encodes MSTFTTAAPSDDGTSPVNGPREASARPQYQDEPVAVIGTACRFAGGISTPEELWQLVASGGEVIGELPTSRGWDLDALYDTDRQSRGTFYIRQGGFLDDPAGFDARFFGIGPREAAAMHPHQRLLLETAWEACERAGIVPGSLRGTGAGSFVGAFHTDYGPRMDEGCESEGHLLIGSTGVAAGRLSYFLGLEGPATVVDTSCSSGLAAVHLAVRSLRSGECPLALAGGASVHGTPGLLVDFSRQGVLADDGRSRAFGSGARGFGVAEGAAMVMLERLSDARRHGHPVLAVIRGTAWNQDGASQGLSAPSGAAQQRVVREALADGRLTPGDVDLVEAHGTGTRLGDPVEAGALLATYGQDRPAERPVHVGSVKSNIGHTLAAAGPAGLIKVIQAIRHRTLPKTLHAGTPNPEIDWDSGHLRLLTESIPWPGFGRPRRAGVLSYGVSGTNVHVIVEEAPPPPAVPRQPVPPAGEPVAPESMRPWILSARTAEALRAQARRLLTHLREQKTLVPVDVGWSLAATRARFEHRAAVLGTDHEQLTAALRRLADGVEAPDVVRGTAHAPARTVFVFPGQGSQWPGMAVDLLASSPVFARRMEACERALSPHVEWSLTDVLRGAPDSPGLDRVDVVQPVLFAVMVSLAALWRAHGVEPDAVIGHSQGEIAAACVAGALSLEDAAKVVALRSRALLELSGTGGMATLALCAEEAGELAERWEGRLSVAAHNSPGSTVVSGDAQALAELLSLCDERGVWARRIAVDYASHSPHVDRLRERLSAELSDIRPRQGTLPFCSTVTGGIIETGGLDASYWFRNLRRPVRFAPALASLLRDEHTALVEISPHPVLAMGMLEITETAGSPATVLSTLRRDDGGMDRFHRALAEAHVHGVPTDWAMVFTGTGARPVDLPTYAFQHERFWLDETSGRRSGAAISGQDASGHPLLGAQTFLADSGQLLLTGRLSRPTHPWLADHAVRGTVLLPGTAFLDLALHTAALLGCDRVGELVLEQPLVLPGYDAVRIQIAAAPSSDGTYTLRIHSRAENTADGTPWTRHASGVLSAGSPAAPAAPTGRPWPSSGALPVDIDGLYPRLADTGYEYGPAFRNLTAVRRDGDTILAEAGLGREHHADAARFALHPALLDAVLHALLAESGSGTDGLMLPFSWHDVRLHTAGATRLRARLVRAPDGTVAVTVSDASGAPVAEARSLVLRPVSGNALRSSAVAETALHRIAWPPKPLVPADDAGGTGWVWAGSVTALRAVTAGLVPPGLCHPDLAALRQALAAGAPIPETAVLVPPLQHGENLTASGVRALVRETVGRLQAWLADDRTTDTRLLVVTHRAVTTEAGEELRSPGQAALWGLLRSAQNEHPGQFTLADLDGLETSFRALPAALATGEPQFALRDGTLRAPRLAPAAAPAPLDLRAPWKLDLGTTNTFDGIRLIPAPESDRPLGDGEVRVSVRATGINFRFVLMALGIVLDRNAHFAEAAGVVTGTGPGVTGLAPGDRVMGLLPGYTVFATDPITDQRRLLPVPEGWSFPQAATVPVAYLTAYDALVRLVGLKKDAKVLIHAAAGGVGMAAVRLAQHLGAEVYATASPAKWDTLRAMGIPDTHLASSRTLDFERAFLQRTDGAGVDVVLNCLAQEFIDASLRLMPRGGHFVELGKTDPRDPATVANDHPGVDYRVIDLSSADTGRWHALVTELPDLIRQGVVTPLPVVAWDARRAPEAFRHMSQARHTGKNVLIAPRTPDPDGTVLITGGTGTLGSLLARHLVTEHGTRHLLLTSRRGPDTPGAAALRDDLTALGARVSIAACDTADRDALGRLLDTVPSAHPLTSVVHTAGVLDDATLASLTPGQVDRVLRAKADSALNLHELTRGMDLSAFVLYSSMAGQLGTGGQANYAAANTFLDALAYHRRAQGLPGISLAWGHWEQDSGMTGHLGHTDRARIRSQGLRSLTDQDGLALYDAAAGSEEPLLAVAALGIAHAVGDSTSPLLRDLVRPRNRPIRPTPDTEPSTAVQLAGLSAEKQRIALLDLVLDRAATALGHTDRDAVDPDGGFRAAGFDSLASVQLRNSLNIATGISLATTAVFDHPTPRKLAEHLTTLLSPTSAPADTDAEESDNSVARYHAARRAGDPAEATTTARAATRARLAAECHGKTRVAAARPTVLAPGGWAPRIICVPALPAPADPLQYRTLARHLPPHRGVTVLPLPGYTDGEPLPPTREALVGTMAEAVREASQGEPYVLLGHSSGGWVAYATAQQLSGHPNPPLGVVLLDTGVGRKITPGLAAEVTWRSWEHTGEADLLDTAGLTAMSHYFDLFTAWSPDHPRLPALLVAAEAPILGLRAEFPLVPSTITPGDHLTMMREHAETTAHAVEDWINRLSDPNTA
- a CDS encoding RICIN domain-containing protein; this translates as MRIPFPRRAGARGALAAAVAALLAAVTVPPASAATPPPTAGKYTVRVAHSGKCLGPRDDSTAEGVVIVQQPCDGRPSQKVTLITARGDIPANSFFFRTSTGLCWNVKDNIHHVGVPIIQWPCSRAMNEVFTAYGDHHPWDGYILRTHTTRPKYWNCLHIRDASTADDATLIQHPCNLHGDGILNDTFHLTPA